Proteins encoded by one window of Vicia villosa cultivar HV-30 ecotype Madison, WI unplaced genomic scaffold, Vvil1.0 ctg.000219F_1_1, whole genome shotgun sequence:
- the LOC131625543 gene encoding ankyrin repeat-containing protein BDA1-like: MNTYSGNQLNIAAETGDIDLLYRVINYDPSILEIIDSIQFVETPLHIAASLGHIRFAIEITNLKPSFALKLNPQGFSPVHLAMQHDQKRMLSRFVAMNKDLVRIKGRGGLTPLHFASQIGEVELLAEFLTACPDSIEDVTVKGETALHIAAKNDQYEALDLLVCFLRKNNKRGAMKIQKKIVNWKDEDDNTILHILAQRNFEPQVVKALGLLLKTMINLKAKNLANKTALDMAANVDIRSILLGAGAKSNSQITDAPTLAHKLKSNTTVRANIATFILRTESNISEEERNSWLIAATLVATAMYQSALSPPGGIYQVNAFDDSDLKKNMTSSNSTISTNVGNSVLSGLEFSVFLIFNMISFFLSIIAIYIMIPRGTIGALVAAPVTSFAFSYIFSMFRISPTDGNEWTIVIILVLIMFTPCIELFLKIYDDVKSVIVKKLNR, translated from the exons ATGAACACATATAGTGGCAACCAACTGAACATTGCAGCTGAAACAGGTGATATAGATCTCCTCTACAGAGTAATTAATTATGATccatccattttggagattataGATTCAATACAATTTGTTGAAACTCCTTTGCATATCGCCGCATCTTTGGGGCATATCCGATTTGCCATTGAGATTACGAATTTGAAACCTTCATTTGCTTTGAAGCTAAATCCGCAAGGATTCAGCCCGGTTCATCTCGCTATGCAACACGACCAAAAGAGGATGTTGTCTCGGTTTGTTGCCATGAATAAAGATCTTGTTAGAATCAAAGGGAGGGGAGGCTTAACTCCTCTTCATTTTGCAAGTCAAATAGGAGAGGTTGAACTTTTAGCTGAGTTCCTCACAGCTTGTCCGGATTCCATTGAAGATGTGACAGTGAAGGGTGAGACTGCACTGCATATTGCTGCTAAGAATGATCAGTATGAGGCTCTTGATCTTCTTGTTTGCTTtcttagaaaaaataataagagagGTGCTATGAAGATTCAAAAGAAAATAGTAAATTGGAAGGATGAGGATGACAACACCATTTTGCATATTTTAGCACAAAGAAATTTCGAGCCACAG GTAGTAAAGGCACTTGGATTGTTGTTAAAGACAATGATAAATTTGAAGGCAAAGAACTTGGCGAATAAAACTGCGTTGGACATGGCAGCCAATGTAGATATAAGGAGTATATTGCTGGGTGCTGGAGCAAAATCAAACTCACAAATCACCGATGCTCCCACACTTGCACATAAACTCAAATCAAATACCACAGTTAGAGCTAACATTGCAACTTTTATATTACGCACTGAAAGTAATATATCAGAGGAGGAACGTAACAGTTGGTTGATAGCTGCGACTCTTGTTGCAACAGCCATGTATCAATCAGCTCTGAGTCCCCCTGGTGGAATTTATCAGGTTAATGCTTTTGATGACAGTGATCTGAAAAAGAACATGACTTCCTCCAATTCTACTATTTCTACCAATGTTGGGAATTCAGTCTTGTCAGGACTAGAATTCTCTGTGTTcttaatttttaatatgatttcCTTTTTTCTATCAATTATAGCGATATATATTATGATACCAAGAGGAACAATAGGCGCTCTAGTGGCTGCTCCAGTGACCAGCTTTGCCTTTAGttatatattttctatgtttAGGATATCCCCTACAGATGGCAATGAATGGACGATTGTCATCATTTTGGTTTTAATTATGTTTACCCCGTGTATTGAACTTTTCTTAAAAATTTACGATGATGTTAAGTCCGTAATTGTTAAGAAATTGAATAGATGA